From one Bacteroides fragilis NCTC 9343 genomic stretch:
- a CDS encoding glycosyltransferase family 2 protein has translation MHSHPSPKFSVITVTYNAEKVLEDTVQSVISQTYHHVEYIIIDGASKDGTLEIVNRYRNRINQLVSEPDKGLYDAMNKGIALATGDYLCFLNAGDSFHEDDTLQKMVHSINGNELPDILYGETALVDAERHFLRMRRLSAPETLNWKSFKQGMLVCHQAFFPRHTLIEPYDLQYRFSADFDWCIHIMKKARTFHNTHLILIDYLAEGMTTQNHKASLLERFRIMTRHYGLLSTLAHHAWFVVRSFSRNSATPSDAPF, from the coding sequence ATGCATAGCCATCCCAGTCCCAAATTCTCCGTGATCACAGTGACCTACAATGCCGAAAAGGTATTGGAAGATACTGTGCAAAGCGTAATTTCGCAGACCTATCATCATGTAGAGTATATCATCATCGACGGTGCATCGAAAGACGGGACTTTAGAGATTGTCAACCGATACCGCAACCGCATCAACCAATTGGTGAGCGAACCGGACAAAGGACTTTATGACGCAATGAACAAAGGAATCGCCCTGGCAACGGGCGACTATCTCTGCTTTCTGAATGCCGGAGACAGTTTCCACGAAGACGACACTTTGCAAAAGATGGTTCACTCCATCAATGGAAATGAGTTGCCCGACATACTGTATGGCGAAACAGCCTTAGTGGATGCCGAGAGGCATTTCCTCCGTATGCGTCGGTTATCGGCACCGGAGACACTGAACTGGAAAAGTTTCAAGCAGGGAATGCTTGTGTGCCATCAGGCTTTTTTCCCCCGCCATACACTTATCGAGCCTTATGATCTGCAATATCGTTTCTCGGCGGATTTCGATTGGTGTATCCACATCATGAAAAAAGCACGTACTTTTCACAATACTCACCTTATCCTGATTGATTATCTGGCAGAAGGCATGACGACACAAAATCATAAGGCATCGCTTTTGGAACGATTCCGCATCATGACCCGCCACTATGGCCTGCTAAGTACCCTCGCACATCACGCATGGTTTGTGGTAAGAAGTTTCTCCCGCAACTCAGCTACTCCTTCCGATGCACCCTTCTGA
- a CDS encoding SIR2 family NAD-dependent protein deacylase: protein MKNLVVLSGAGMSAESGISTFRDAGGLWDRYPVEQVATPEGYARDPELVTHFYNERRKQLLEVEPNRGHELLAELEKDFQVTIVTQNIDNLHERAGSSHIIHLHGELTKVCSSRDPNNPHYIKELKPEEFEVKIGDLAGDGSQLRPFIVWFGESVPEIETAIDWVEKADVFVIIGTSMNVYPAAGLLNYVPRNAEIYLIDPKPVDVHSSRPIHVIQKGASEGVAELREKLLTTNHA from the coding sequence ATGAAAAATCTGGTTGTATTGTCAGGCGCCGGAATGAGCGCTGAGAGTGGCATCAGTACCTTTCGTGATGCAGGAGGATTGTGGGATCGTTATCCGGTAGAACAAGTAGCCACTCCCGAAGGTTATGCACGCGACCCCGAACTGGTGACCCATTTCTATAATGAACGCCGCAAGCAGTTGCTGGAAGTGGAACCGAATCGCGGGCATGAACTGCTGGCCGAACTGGAGAAAGATTTCCAGGTAACGATTGTGACCCAAAACATTGACAACTTGCACGAACGGGCCGGTAGCAGTCATATTATTCATTTGCATGGAGAGCTGACAAAGGTCTGCTCAAGCCGCGACCCAAACAATCCGCATTACATTAAAGAACTGAAACCCGAAGAATTTGAAGTGAAGATAGGTGACCTTGCCGGAGATGGTTCGCAACTCCGCCCGTTTATTGTCTGGTTCGGTGAGTCCGTACCGGAGATAGAGACGGCTATCGATTGGGTGGAGAAAGCTGATGTTTTTGTTATCATCGGTACGTCTATGAATGTGTATCCGGCGGCGGGGCTGCTTAACTACGTTCCCCGAAACGCGGAAATCTATCTGATTGATCCGAAGCCGGTGGATGTACATAGCTCCCGTCCGATACATGTCATTCAGAAGGGTGCATCGGAAGGAGTAGCTGAGTTGCGGGAGAAACTTCTTACCACAAACCATGCGTGA
- a CDS encoding FKBP-type peptidyl-prolyl cis-trans isomerase, translating to MDKFSYAIGLGIGQNLLGMGAKGIAVDDFAQAIKDVLEGNQTAISHQEAREIVNKYFEELETKMNAANIEQGKAFLEENKKRPNVVTLPSGLQYEVITEGTGKKAQATDQVKCHYEGTLIDGTLFDSSIKRGQPAVFGVNQVIPGWVEALQLMPEGSKWKLFIPSELAYGAQGAGEMIPPHSTLVFEVELIEVL from the coding sequence ATGGATAAATTTAGTTATGCAATTGGTCTCGGAATCGGCCAGAATTTGTTAGGAATGGGTGCTAAAGGCATCGCAGTAGATGACTTTGCTCAAGCTATAAAAGATGTGCTCGAAGGAAATCAGACAGCCATCAGCCATCAGGAGGCTCGAGAAATCGTAAACAAGTATTTCGAAGAGCTGGAAACCAAAATGAATGCAGCCAACATCGAACAAGGAAAAGCATTCCTCGAAGAAAACAAAAAAAGACCGAACGTTGTTACCCTGCCAAGTGGACTACAATACGAAGTAATCACTGAAGGTACAGGCAAGAAAGCACAGGCTACCGACCAGGTAAAATGCCACTACGAAGGTACCCTGATTGACGGAACCCTGTTCGACAGTTCTATCAAACGTGGACAGCCTGCCGTATTCGGTGTAAACCAAGTAATCCCGGGATGGGTAGAGGCTTTGCAACTGATGCCGGAAGGTTCAAAATGGAAACTTTTTATCCCTTCTGAACTGGCTTACGGCGCACAGGGAGCCGGTGAAATGATCCCTCCTCACAGCACACTCGTGTTCGAAGTAGAATTAATCGAAGTATTATAA
- a CDS encoding FKBP-type peptidyl-prolyl cis-trans isomerase, which yields MKKVSILAAVAMATGLASCTAQAPKATLKTDVDSLSYAIGISQTQGLKDFLAQRMDTAYIAEFLKGVNDAANKTSKKDEAYVLGLQIGSQMAGPQAIKGMNHQLFADDSTMTVNKGDILAGVFAGVLNKDMKMRPEEAQVLIQKMMESIKGKAAEKKYADNKAAGEKFLAENKTKEGVKTTASGLQYKVITEGKGEIPNDTCKVKVNYRGKLIDGTEFESTYERKEPFVTNVGGVIKGWTEALKMMPVGSKWELYIPQELAYGSRDMGQIKPFSTLIFEIELLDIEK from the coding sequence ATGAAAAAAGTAAGTATTTTGGCTGCTGTAGCCATGGCAACAGGCTTGGCTTCATGCACAGCTCAGGCTCCTAAAGCCACTCTGAAAACAGATGTAGATTCATTGTCATACGCTATTGGCATCAGCCAGACTCAGGGGCTGAAAGATTTCTTGGCACAACGCATGGATACAGCATATATTGCCGAATTTTTGAAAGGCGTAAACGACGCTGCCAATAAAACAAGCAAAAAAGACGAAGCTTATGTACTCGGTCTCCAGATCGGATCACAAATGGCAGGTCCTCAGGCTATCAAAGGCATGAACCACCAGTTATTTGCTGATGATTCAACTATGACTGTTAACAAGGGCGATATTCTTGCAGGCGTATTTGCAGGCGTACTCAATAAAGATATGAAGATGCGTCCCGAAGAAGCTCAGGTATTGATTCAGAAAATGATGGAAAGCATCAAAGGAAAAGCTGCCGAAAAGAAATATGCTGATAACAAAGCTGCCGGTGAGAAGTTCCTTGCTGAGAATAAAACTAAAGAAGGAGTAAAAACCACTGCAAGCGGATTACAGTACAAGGTGATCACTGAAGGTAAAGGTGAAATTCCTAACGATACTTGCAAAGTGAAAGTAAACTACAGAGGTAAACTGATCGACGGAACAGAATTCGAAAGCACTTACGAACGTAAGGAACCGTTCGTGACTAACGTCGGCGGAGTTATCAAAGGTTGGACTGAAGCCCTGAAAATGATGCCTGTCGGTTCAAAATGGGAACTTTATATCCCGCAGGAACTGGCTTATGGCTCAAGAGACATGGGACAGATCAAACCGTTCTCTACATTGATATTCGAAATAGAATTGCTGGATATTGAGAAATAA
- a CDS encoding Lrp/AsnC family transcriptional regulator has product MEKIDNLDRQILEIISQNARIPFKDVAAECGVSRAAIHQRVQRLIDLGVIVGSGYHVNPKSLGYRTCTYVGIKLEKGSMYKAVVAELQKIPEIVECHFTTGPYTMLTKVYARDNEHLMDLLNNKMQEIPGVTATETLISLEQSIKKEIPIHADK; this is encoded by the coding sequence ATGGAAAAAATAGACAACCTTGACAGGCAGATTCTGGAGATTATTTCTCAGAACGCCCGTATCCCTTTTAAAGACGTGGCAGCAGAATGCGGCGTTTCACGTGCGGCCATCCATCAACGCGTGCAGAGACTGATCGATCTGGGAGTCATTGTAGGCTCTGGTTATCACGTAAACCCGAAATCTCTGGGATATCGTACCTGTACTTATGTCGGTATCAAACTGGAAAAAGGATCTATGTATAAAGCTGTAGTGGCCGAATTACAGAAAATTCCCGAGATCGTAGAGTGCCACTTCACAACCGGCCCTTACACCATGCTGACCAAAGTATATGCACGCGACAACGAACACTTGATGGACCTACTGAACAACAAAATGCAAGAGATACCGGGAGTAACCGCCACCGAAACCCTGATTTCTCTGGAGCAAAGCATCAAGAAAGAAATTCCTATTCACGCAGATAAGTAG
- a CDS encoding DUF4491 family protein, which produces MEWLNEYHLSGLLIGICTFLIIGLFHPVVVKAEYYWGTKCWWIFLILGIAGVAASLSTDNILVSSLLGVFAFSSFWTIKEVFEQEERVKKGWFPKNPKRTYKF; this is translated from the coding sequence ATGGAGTGGTTGAATGAATATCACCTGTCAGGGTTGCTCATTGGTATTTGCACGTTCCTGATTATCGGCTTATTCCACCCCGTTGTGGTAAAAGCTGAATATTACTGGGGAACAAAATGCTGGTGGATTTTCCTGATATTAGGTATCGCGGGAGTAGCTGCTTCGTTGAGCACAGACAATATACTCGTTTCGTCTTTATTGGGCGTATTCGCTTTCTCTTCTTTCTGGACCATCAAAGAAGTCTTTGAGCAAGAAGAGAGGGTGAAAAAAGGTTGGTTTCCTAAGAATCCTAAACGAACATACAAGTTCTGA
- a CDS encoding LytR/AlgR family response regulator transcription factor: MNKINVAIIEDEIPAARLLHSMVSGLRPQWELTLIPGSVDEAVAWFDEHPHPDLIFLDIHLADGNAFDFLSAAHPSSVIIFTTAYDQYAIRAFTVNSIDYILKPIDEKRLSDAITKYESLLTNAVPRPEDYLGTLLEALQYKEKRYRTRFLISGVDRFWSLQVADIAYFYSENKVTFAVTRKGQEHILDLSLNKLMEQLDPERFFRANRQVLVCIDAIDHAEPFFNGKIVVTVRPPYKQKITISEEKLSAFKLWLNH; encoded by the coding sequence ATGAATAAAATAAATGTAGCCATTATAGAAGATGAAATTCCGGCAGCCCGTTTGCTACATTCCATGGTATCCGGACTTCGCCCTCAATGGGAGCTTACTCTGATACCGGGGAGTGTAGACGAAGCCGTTGCCTGGTTTGACGAGCATCCGCATCCCGATCTGATCTTTCTCGATATACATCTGGCAGATGGCAATGCTTTTGACTTCCTCTCTGCCGCACACCCTTCTTCCGTCATAATTTTCACTACGGCGTATGATCAGTACGCCATTCGTGCATTTACGGTCAATAGTATCGATTACATACTTAAGCCGATAGACGAAAAACGCCTGTCGGATGCAATCACTAAATATGAGAGCTTGCTGACCAATGCTGTTCCCAGACCGGAAGATTACTTAGGCACTCTGCTTGAGGCACTTCAATACAAAGAGAAACGTTACCGTACCCGTTTTCTTATTTCCGGAGTAGATCGTTTCTGGTCGTTACAAGTGGCAGATATTGCCTATTTTTATTCCGAGAACAAAGTAACGTTTGCTGTTACCCGCAAAGGTCAGGAACACATTCTAGATTTGTCTTTAAACAAACTGATGGAACAACTCGATCCGGAGCGTTTCTTTCGCGCCAACCGCCAGGTTCTTGTCTGCATTGATGCCATTGACCATGCCGAGCCTTTCTTTAACGGAAAGATAGTGGTAACTGTGCGCCCTCCTTATAAACAGAAAATTACGATAAGCGAGGAGAAACTTTCAGCTTTTAAACTATGGCTGAATCATTGA
- a CDS encoding sensor histidine kinase, whose amino-acid sequence MKWNVLLYGLLFSGLGIFSYLLLVNYTELTPKVADVLYSKGAFVFFITAFNVLGYSTLRISSWINTQYALNIRHRWKIIVIYVAVILLFLLLNYSLLIAAKLLAGIDNLFTFSNGGWRILIVVWLVELVIVGLLLANRSIQNNLKLQQEAAKLQTENDTARYAALQSQLNPHFLFNSLNTLIAEIEYNPGNAVHFTKHLSSVYRYVLQCQDKTLVTLTEELEFLQSYLFLHKVRLGDCISCNCCIASGYTSCMLPPLTLQLLAENVINHNSITLSKPMKIDIRLEEGYLVVSNPIQPKKSHESPGVGLKNLSNRCQLMLGKEIIVHNDEKVFIVKVPLLYE is encoded by the coding sequence ATGGAATGTCCTGTTATATGGTCTGTTATTCTCGGGATTAGGTATCTTTTCCTATCTCCTGCTTGTCAACTATACGGAGCTGACTCCTAAAGTAGCGGATGTTCTCTATTCAAAGGGAGCATTCGTCTTCTTTATTACCGCTTTCAATGTGCTTGGTTATTCTACGCTTCGGATCAGTTCGTGGATAAACACTCAGTATGCACTCAATATCCGCCATCGTTGGAAGATAATAGTTATTTATGTTGCCGTTATCTTGTTATTCCTGTTGTTGAACTATAGCCTGCTGATTGCTGCTAAGCTATTGGCAGGCATTGACAACCTATTTACTTTCTCCAATGGAGGCTGGCGTATCCTGATCGTGGTATGGCTCGTAGAGCTTGTCATTGTGGGCTTATTATTGGCAAATCGTTCTATTCAGAATAACCTGAAACTGCAACAGGAGGCCGCAAAACTACAAACAGAGAACGACACTGCACGTTATGCGGCTTTACAAAGTCAACTGAATCCCCATTTTCTGTTTAATAGTCTCAATACACTGATTGCTGAAATAGAATATAACCCGGGTAATGCTGTTCATTTCACCAAGCATTTGTCCAGTGTATACCGTTATGTTTTGCAATGTCAGGATAAAACATTGGTAACGTTGACGGAAGAACTGGAATTCCTGCAATCTTATCTCTTTCTGCATAAAGTTCGTTTGGGAGATTGCATTAGTTGTAACTGTTGTATAGCTTCCGGCTATACTAGTTGTATGCTGCCTCCGCTGACTTTGCAGTTACTGGCAGAGAATGTCATCAATCATAATTCTATTACTCTCAGCAAGCCTATGAAGATAGATATTCGGTTAGAGGAAGGATATCTTGTGGTGAGTAACCCCATACAGCCTAAAAAAAGTCATGAATCGCCGGGTGTAGGGCTGAAGAACCTGTCCAATCGTTGCCAGTTGATGCTCGGCAAAGAGATAATTGTCCACAACGATGAAAAAGTATTTATCGTAAAAGTACCTTTACTGTATGAATAA